CAAAAAAGGCGGCCCTCGCGAGCCGCCCTTTCCGCTTTCGATACGTTGGAATTTTAGGCGTGGTAGGCCGCTTCGCCGTGTTCGGAGATGTCGAGGCCTTCTTGCTCGACGTCCTTGGACACACGCAGCAGACCCAGCACCCGCAACACGCCCCAGACGATCGCACTGCCGATTCCAGACCAGAGGATGGTGGTGAGCACGCCCTTGGCCTGCGCCAACACTTGCGTGCCGGCGCTGTAGGCGAGCGCGTCACAGGTCGAGATGTCGCCATCCGCCGCGCAGGTCGTGTAATCGACAATGCCCGCGCCACCCCAATCGGGATTGACGAGCAGGCCGGTCGCGAGCGCGCCGACGATGCCGCCGACGCCGTGGATGCCGAACACGTCAAGCGCATCGTCGTAGCCGAGCGCGTTCTTGATCGCCGAGCAGGCGAGCAAGCTGATGGGCGAGACGACGAGGCCGAGCACGATTGCGCCCATTGGGCCAGCGAAGCCGGCCGCTGGCGTCACCGCGACAAGGCCCGCGACGATGCCCGAGCACAGACCGAGCAAGCTCGCGCGGCCCTTTGTGATTTGCTCGAACAGCACCCACGAGAAGCCCGCGGCGGCCGTGGCGAGGAACGTGTTCGCCATGGCGAGCACCGAGTAATAATTGCTCTCAAGGTTGGAGCCGGCGTTGAAACCGAACCAACCGAACCAGAGCAGACCCGTACCGATCAGCACCATCATCAACGAGTGCGGCGGCATCGGCTCTTTCTTGTAGCCGGCGCGCGGTCCGAGAATGATGGCGCCAACAAGTGCGGCGATACCCGAGTTGATGTGGACGACGGTGCCGCCAGCGAAGTCGAGGGCGCCGAAATTCCAGATAAAGCCGCCAACGACGGCGAAATCTGGATCGTTCGCGGCGCCGACGGCGACAGCGTCCGGGCCGGGCCACCACCAGACCATGTGCGCCATCGGATAATACACGAGCAACGGCCACAGGATCGCGAACACGACCACGCCTATGAATTTCACGCGCTCAGCCAGACCGCCGAGCACGAGCGCAGCCGTGATGCACGCGAATGTCATCTGGAACACGACGAAGACGAGTTCCGGCAGATAAACACCGGTCGAGAACGTCGCGACGAGATTGTCGGCGAGATCGGAGCCGTCCGCCCCATCCATCAGGAAGAAGCGCGCCGTGCCGCCGATGAATTGATCAAGGAACGCGGTGGGGCCAGTGGTGAAGGCCAGGCTGTAGCCAACAAGCGCGTACATGATCATGCCGATGACGGTGACGATGCCCACCTGCATCAGCACCGACAGCGCGTTCTTGGTGCGCACCAAGCCCGAGTAGAAGAGCGCGAGCCCCGGGATGATCATCAGCAGAACGAGGACCGTGGACACCATCATCCAAGCCGTGTCTGCCTTATCCACGGTCTGCGCAGGCGCTTCGACGAGCGCCGGGGCGACTTCAGCGACGGCTCCCGCGACCGCCGCGGCGGGCGCTGCCTCTTGCGCGAACGCCAACGCCGGGACGAGCAAAGCGCCCACCCCCAGCGCGACTGGCGCGGCGCGCCACATGAATTCTCTGAGTTTCATTCCATTCCCCTCCGCATCGGGCCCGTGGTGTTCGAGTGGAAGGGATTGGCAGGGCTTGCGCGCGCCCTCGCAAGCAAAGCGGGCGCGCTAATGCTGCACCGCAACGATGCCGCTCAAAAAAGCGGCGCCCCGCCTAAGACTTGCGCTTGCCCGCCGCATCGACGGCGAAATGTTCCGTGCTTAGAAGGGGTTCATGAGCCTCGCCCAGTTTGACGCGGATGTCCTGATCGGTGGCGGCAGCCTCGTTGGCCAGACCTTGGCGTTGGCTTTGAACCAGGCCGGCGCTTCGGTGATTGTGGTCGATGCGGCCAAGCCGTCTGAAACGCTGGCCGCCGATTTTGACGGCCGCGCGTTCGCGATCGCGTTTTCGTCCTACCGCATGTGGCGCGCGCTCGGGCTGGCGGACATGCTCGATCCTGTCGCGCAGCCGATCGCCGAAATCATGGTCACCGATGGTGCGTTGGGTGGTGGCGGCCGCAAGGGCGGGCCGTCGCTGCTGCATTTGCATTTCGACGGCGCGGAGCTGAACGCGGACGGCGAACCGCTTGGGCTGATGCTTGAGGCGCGCCACGTGCGCCTGGCGTTGGACAAGGGCGTGAAGGCCCAACCAGCGATCCAAATGATCCAGCCGATGTCGATCAACGCCATCGAGCGTGACGCGGCCGGCGTGACGGTGACGCTGGCGGATGGCAAAAGCTTGCGCTCGCGTTTGTTGGTGGGCGCCGATGGCCGCCGCTCCTTCGTGCGGCCGTGGGCGGGCATTCGCACGATCGGCTGGGATTATCCGGTGACCGCAATCGTCGCCACCATCGCACACGACAAACCGCATGGCGGCGTCGCGCATGAGTACTTTTTGCCGAACGGCCCCTTTGCGATTTTGCCGCTAAAGGGTGAGCGTTCGAACATCGTATGGGCCGAGCCGCGCGCAGCCGCGGACGTGTTGCTCAAAATGCCGAAGGCGGACTTCCTCGCGGAATTGCGCCGCCGCTTCGGCGATCATTTGGGCGCGCTAGACCTGGAAGGTCCGCGTTTTGGCTATCCGCTGTCGCTGCAATTGGCGGAGCGCATGATCGATACGCGCGTGGCGCTCGCAGGCGATAGCGCCCACGGCATTCACCCGCTCGCGGGGCAGGGTTTGAATCTGGGCTTGAAGGATTGCGCGGCCTTGGCCGAATGTGTCGCGGACGGCATGAGCCTAGGGCTCGATCCGGGCGAAGTCAGCGTGCTGGAGCGCTACCAACGCTGGCGGCGCTTCGACAATGTGTCGATGGCTTTAGGCATGGAATTCTTCGACAAGATGTTTTCGAACTCCGTCCCGCCTTTGCGCATCGCGCGACGGTTGGGATTGGCCGCGGTGAACGCGGCGGGCCCGGCGCGGCGCTTTTTCATGAAGTACGCCGGCGGCGCCGCGGGCGATCTGCCGAAATTGCTCAAGGGCGAAAGCTTGGCGGCTTAAACGTCGCTATCACGTAGCGGCAATCGCGCTGGCTTGCGTTATGTGCGATTCATCGCCTCAATGTAGGCATGACATCATTATTCGATCCGCTTCCGTTTCAGCGCGGCGCGCCGCTGAAAAACCGCTTCATGCTCGCCCCGCTCACAAATCTGCAAAGCCATCCGGATGGCGTGTTGAGCGATGATGAGTTCAAATGGCTCGTCAAACGCGCCGAGGGCGGCTTCGGTTTGACCATGACGTGCGCGGCGTCAGTACAGTTCGAGGGCATCGGCTTTCCAGGCCAGCTCGGCGTCTATCACGATCGGCATCTGCCAGGCCTGACGCGCTTGGCGGAGGCGATCAACGCGCAAGGCTCGCACTCGGTGGTGCAACTTCACCACAGCGGGATGCGGTCGATGGAAAATGTCATTGGGCGGAAGCCGCAATGTCCATCCGACGATGCGGAAACTGGCGCCATCGCGATGACGCTCGATGAAATCAAACACACCGTCGATTGCTTCGTTAGCGCGGCGGCGCGCGCCGAGAAGGCGGGTTTTCAGGGCGCGGAGTTGCACGGCGCACATGGTTATCTGCTCGCGCAATTCTTCAGCCCGCAATACAATCGCCGCGAGGACGCCTATGGCGGATCGCCCGAGAACCGCGCGCGTATCTTGTTTGAAATCATTGACGGGGTTCGCGCTGCCACGGGGCCGAACTTCACGCTCGGCGTTCGCCTTTCACCAGAGCGGTTCGGGCAGAAGCTCGACGAAGTCGTCGCGATCGCACAGCGCATCATGGATGATGCCAAGCTCGATTACATCGACATGTCGCTCTGGGACGCGTTCAAGCAGCCGCAGGATGAAGCGTTTCAGACCAAGAGCCTCGCCGCGTGGTTCACCGAGCTCAAGCGCGGCAAGGTGAAGCTCGGCGCGGCGGGAAAGATATTCACCGGCGCGCAGGCCGCACAAATTCTCGAGATGGGGTTCGATTTCGCGATCGTCGGCCGCGGCGCGATCTTGCATCATGATTTTCCGAAGCGTGTAGCGGCGGATGCGGCCTTCGCTTCGGTACGCACGCCCGTGACGGCCGATTATTTGCGCAACGAGGGCTTGGGCGAGGCGTTCGTCAACTACATGCGCACATGGAAAGGTTTCGTCGAAGAGGCGGCTGCCTGAAGTCTAAGCCAAGTTACGCTTCACCGCCGCCAGTCCCGCCTCCATCAACGCCCGCACCTGTGTCGCCGCTTCGTTCGGCAGCAGGTCGCAACTCCAAATGACGCGACTGCCGCTCCCGGCGGCGGCGACTTCAAACGTTGCATTGTGATGGGCGAAGCTGAGCGCGGAATAGGCGATTCGGCGGCGGTCATGATCGATGCCGATCAAGCGTTCGCGCACTTGTTGCCCATTGGCGAATGTCGCAACGCGCACATCGTCGCTCTCCAAACGACAATCGGTCAGCACGCCGGCGAAGGCCCGATGCGCATTGGCGAAGTCCGCAAGGGCGGACCACGCCCGCTCCGGGGCTGCGGCGATCACTTCTTCCAGAACGATAGACGCCATGTGATTTCTCCTTGTGTGGAGAGTGCGCGCCAACGCATCACGAGGCTTGGGAAAAATTGCGTGATCAGGCTTCTGGGTGGACCTCGCGCGCCGATACGCGCGCGCGGTATTCCTTGAAAAGGCGCTCTTTGTCGCGACCGAGTTCGTAGAGGAAGTCCCACGAATAGAGGCCGGTGTCGTGGCCGTCATCGAACACGATCCGCACCGCATAGCGCCCCACCGGCTCGGCGCGAACCACGCCAACGCGCGCTTTGCCAACGATCAAGGGCCGTTCCACGCCGCCCCCATGTCCGCGCGCTTCCGCAGAGGGGCTCTCGACACGCAGCAACTCAAACGGAATCTCGTATGTCGCGCCGTCGTCGAAGGTCGCGCTCAAAGTTTTGCTCTCACGCTCAAACACGAGGTCGGTCGGCCAGGGGCGCTCAAGCGTGTGCGTCGCGCTCATTCATCTGCTCCAAGCTCGCGCGCTTCATCCACAAGCATGATCGCGACGCCGTCTCGCACCGGGTAGGCGAGGCGCGCTTTCTCACTCACCAATTCCTGACGCTGCTTGTCGTAGCGCAATGCACCGCGCGTCTGTGGACAGACGAGCACTTCAAGCAGCTTGGGATCGATGTCCGTATTCATTGCATGCGGCCTTCGCCGCTGTCGGTGCTCCACTCAAGGAGCGCGATGAGTGCGTCGCAACGCTCTGCAAGGGACGGCGCTTCCAGCAAAGCCTGCTTGGCTGGCGGATCGAACGGGCAGAGCACCGCGCATGCGTTCACAAGCGTTTCCGGCGCCGCCTCGTCGACGGCGGACCAATCGGTCTGGAGACCGTGGATATCCACGTAGCGTTCCAAAGCTTCGCGCAAACGCTCCCGGTCGATGCCGGCTTTGGGCATGTATAGGTCAGCGCCGAACTCCTCGAACGTCACGATCGCTTGGCGATATGGCGCGCCGCTGGTGAGCTCGCGTGAGATCCGAAATCGGCACACGCCGGTGAGCGTGATCAGGTAACGGCCGTCATCGGTTTCAGAGAAGGTCGTTATCCGGCCAACGGTGCCGACCTCCGAAAGCGCTGGGTTCGGCGAATTTTCATCGCCGACCGCCGGTTGGATCATGCCGATCAAGCGATCGCCCGATAACGCGTCATCGACCATGTTGAGATAGCGCGGCTCAAAGATGTTGAGCGGCAGCACCCCGCGCGGAAACAGGATCGCGCTCGGCAGCGGAAACAGCGCGATCGTCTGCGGCAGATCCGCAGCTTTGCGGTATCCCCACTGGCTCATGAGAACAGCAACGCTGAAAGGCGGCGGCGGCCATTCTTCGCCACGTCGGACATTGCGCCCGCGGCTTCGAAAATCTTCAGCAGCTGCAAGCGCGCCGCGTCTTCATTCCAATCGCGCTTGGCTTCAATGATCGCGAGCAATTCGTCCGCCGCGCCGGCGAGATCACCCTTTGCGGCGAGCGCGCCTGCCAAGTCGAAACGCGCTTGATGGTCCGCCGGATTGGTCCGCACTGCGTGCAGCAACGCTGAGGTATCATCGCCGCCGCCCGCTTGCGCGGCGAGATCAAGCGCCGCGCGGACGCCGGCGACGTCCGGATCGTTGGCTTTTTCCAGAGGGATCACGTCGAGAATCTCGCGCGCTTGCTCAGGCTCGCCGGTCAGCAGATAAACCCGCGCCATACCCGCGAGCGCTTTGACGTTTTCGGGATCGATCTGCAGCACTTGCGCGAAGCCTTGCGCTGCACCGCCAAAATCATTGAGCGCAAGGCTTTCCGCAGCCTGTGCGAAGAACTCTTCCAAGTCGGCGCTCATATCGGCGCCAGCGAGCTTATCGACGAAAAGCTTGATCTGGCTTTCCGGGATCGCGCCCATGAAGCCATCCACCGGGCGGCCCTTGTCGAACGCGTATACGGCCGGGATGGAGCGCACGCCGAGTTGGCCCGCGACACCTGGGTTCTCATCGATATTGATTTTCACCAGCCGAACTTTGCCCTTCGCCGCGCGCACGGCTTTTTCGAGCGCGGGCTGCAATGTCCGGCAGGGTCCGCACCAGGGCGCCCAAAAATCAACGATCACCGGCGCCTCGCGCGACGGCTCGATCACGTCGGCCATGAAGCCCTGGTCCGTGCCGTCTTTGATCGGGTCGGTGGCGGCCGCGGCGTCCATGAAAGTCATGCAATGGGATCCTTACGTTGGCCCTCAACATGGGCTGGCGCATCGTCCTGATCAATCATCGGCGCAACCAGACTTGGTGTTCCATCGCGCGCAAGCGCAATGCGTGTCGGCGCGTGTCTGGTGGCGGCGAGAAAGGCGAGCATGTGGGCTGGGGAAATCGCCGTGGTGGCGTCGTTGGTGAGGGGGTGGAAGTTGACCAGGGCGTGGCCGAAGAAGCCCTCGTCCAAAAGCACGCGCACGCGCTGTTGGCGATCGTTGATCAGCGCAAACAGCGTCACCGATCCGGGCGTGACGCCCAAGTAGTCCATCAACAGCTCAGCCGAGCCGAAGCTGAAGCGGCCGGCGCCGATGAGCTTGGACACGGCGTTGAGATCAATGACGCTATCGCCGAGCGCGCTGAACAGGTAGATCGCGCCTTTTTTGTCCTTTAAGAACAAATTCTTGGAGTGCCCGCCAGGCATCTTCGCCTTGAGATCCGCGCCTTCATCCACGGTGAATACGGGCCGGTGACGCGTGGTGGCGTGAGCGATGCCCAGGGCGTCGAGATAGGCCAAGAGATCTTGTTCAGTCGCAGGCACGCCTCCTATTGGCGCGTCGGCCAAGGAACGTCTAGGACGGAAGCCATGAAACTCATGTGTTATCAGGTCGATCCGTCGGCCGCTCCGCTGGTTCCGGGAACGCCCGACCGGGAATGGATGGACCGCTTCTCCGATCGACACCCGTACCGCTGCCTGCCGCTGGTGGTGGCCAACACAACGGGCTGGGAGCTGCAATCTCCCGTGTCGTTCACGGCGTCCTGGAATGGTGGCCCCCGCATGGAGGACATCCGCCTCGATCCCGACGGCGACACCCCGCGCGCTTTGCTGGATCGCTGGGCGGTGTCGCATTTCTCCGGCGGCGTGCTGACATTCCACACCGGCTACCTTTTCCGCACAGAACCCGGCTGGGACCTCCAAGTCGCCGGCCCGCCGAACCACATCAAGGACGGCATTCAGCCGTTGGTCGGCGTTGTCGAAACGTATTGGCTGCCGTTTCCGTTCACGATGAACTGGCGTTTCACGCGGCCGGGCATGATCTCGTTCAAGAAGGGCGAGCCGTTCTGTTTCATCACGCCGATCCCGCATGAGCAGATCGATGCGTTTGAGCCGATCGTAAAATCGATCAGCGATGATCCCGAATTGCAGCGCCAATACATGGCGTGGGGCGAGAGTCGTACGAACTTTCTGAATAAGCTCTCGGACAAAGAGAGCGATGCGGTGAAGCACGGCTGGCAGCGCGATTATTTTCGCGGGCGAACGCCAGAGGGCCACGTCGCGCCAGACAGCCATATAAATCGCAGACGCCTCAAGCCGCCGCGCAAAGCCGGACCCGGCGAATAGGCGCGCGCTCGCGCGATCAAATGAGCGCACACGCAACGCGCATAACAACAAATGTTAGATTTCAGCGTAGTGCGAATTACCTTAGGGAAATGAGCGCATTCTCCGACGGTCGGCATAGGCCGTTCGGAGGGGCGAACGATGGGCATGTTCTCTGGTCGCGAAAAGCGCGAACAGGTTTTGGCTGCATCCAAAGAATTGGAAGCGAAGCTCGCCGCGATCGGACGGTCGCAAGCGCTCATCGAGTTCAAGCCCGATGGCACGATCCTGTGGGCCAACGAAAATTTCCTCGGCGCCATGGGCTATTCTCTGGCCGAGATAGTCGGTCAGCATCACCGCATTTTCATGCCAAGCGAAGACCGCAACAGTGAGCTGTATCGCGAGTTTTGGCAGAAACTCCAGGCGGGGCAGTTCTCAGCTCAGGTTTTCCGGCGCGTGAACAAGACGGGCGCCGACATTTACATCCAGGCCTCCTACAATCCGGTGCTCGATGCGAACGGCGTCACGATCAAGGTGATCAAGATCGCCGCCGACGTCACCGCGCAAGAGCAGAGTCGCTTGCGCCTCGAAGCGGATCGCCAAGCTAAGGAAGCCGAACAGAACCGCGTCGTCGCCGCTCTGGCGAGCGCACTCAAAGGACTCTCCGAAGGGGACCTCACCGCAACGATCGATCAGGCCTTCCCGGAAAGCTACGAACGGCTGCGCATCGATTACAACGCCGCCGTAAAAACGCTGCAGGAGGCCATCGGCGCCGCGATCGAATCCGCGCACGGCATGCACGCTGGCACGACAGACCTCGCCGCCGCTGCCGATGCCCTGTCGCGCCGCACCGAGCAGCAGGCGTCGAGCCTTGAGCAAACGGCCGCATCGCTGGACGAAATCACCTCCACCGTCGGCACCACGGCGCAGGGCGCCAATCACGCCAACACCGTCGTGCGCCAAGCGCGCGCCGAGGGCGAGCGCTCCGGCGAAATCGTCAAGACGGCTGTCACCGCCATGGGAGAGATCCATCGTTCGTCCAATCAGATCGGCCGCATCATCGGTGTGATCGATGAAATCGCCTTCCAGACAAACCTGCTGGCGCTTAACGCGGGCGTTGAAGCGGCGCGCGCTGGCGAAGCTGGGCGCGGTTTTGCCGTTGTCGCCAGCGAGGTGCGAGGCCTGGCGCAGCGTTCGTCGGAGGCCGCGCGCGAGATCAAGGTGTTGGTGTCCACGGCGGCCGAGGAGGTGGCCAAGGGTGTCGATCTGGTCAACGCAACGGGCCAATCTCTTGGCGGCATCGTCAGCCAGATCGGCGAGATCAGCACCATTGTCGAGCAAATCGCCACCGCCTCACAAGAGCAGGCGACCGCGCTCCGCCATGTCAACACCGCCATCAACCAGATGGATCAGATGACGCAACAAAACGCGGCGATGGTGGAAGAAAGCACCGCCGCCAGCACAACGCTCGCCCAAGAAGCGCAGCAACTCGCGTCCTTGATGCAGCGCTTTCAAGTGGCGCAGGCGGCGCCGTCCGCTCACGCCGCGCTGCAGGACATTCGCCAACGCCGGCGCGCGTGATCGAGGACGCCATGAACGAGACCAAGCAAACCCTGGAATTGCTGCTGTTCCGCATTGGCGCGCAGGAATACTGCGTCGATATCCAGGAGGTTCGCGAGATTCGCGGCTGGGCGGTGGCGACGCCCTTGCCACAAGCGCCGGCCTATGTGCGCGGCGTGGTGAACCTTCGTGGCGCCGTGCTGCCAATCGTCGATCTCGCGGATCGGCTGGGCTTCGGCGCCGCCGAACCAAACGTGCGCAGCGCGATCATCGTCGTGGAGGCGGGCGCCGCTCTGGTCGGCCTGCTGGTCGACGAGGTTTCGGAAATCCTCTCAGCTTCGCCGGACGCATTGCGGCCCACCCCGCCCGTCTGTGAGGACGGTCGCTCGTTCGTGAAGGGCATTCTGGTGGTCGAGGATCGGCTGGTGAGCTGGATCGTGCTCGAAAACGTTCTGCCGCAAGACTTGGCCGAGGCGGCCTGACGTTCACCCCCTGGGGCCGGTGGCAGCCGGTTGCCGAGGCCCCTTGCTTCCGCCGCCCCGCTCTGCGATATGAGCGCCCTTCTCAGGCCGGGCTCGACCCGGCCACCCCAGGATGCGGGCGTAGCTCAGGGGTAGAGCACAACCTTGCCAAGGTTGGGGTCGTGAGTTCGAATCTCATCGCCCGCTCCAAGGAAATCAATAACTTAGAGCCATTCGCAGAGGCCGCTTCGGCGGTCTTTTTTGTTGTGGTCACCACTTGGTCACCACTCTCGCGGCGCCTTGAGACGAACCGCGACAGCTTAAAAATTGTGAGTAACGCCTGCTGGGAGAAGGCGCTCGATGCTCTGGGCGCGTGTGGTCAGCCCGCGCGCGCCAGCGGCGGGGATTTCGGCGGCATCGCAGCGAGCAAATCCAGAAGGCTGATTTGCTCGGGTTCGTTCGGCCGAGCGGCGATCCGATAGGCATCCTCCATGAGCTTGGGCGCCCGTTCGTGATCGCTGCAATGGATCATGTGATACATGACCGCGCCGCCCTTGCTCCCGCGCTTTCGGATTGGCCAGCTGGCCACGTGTTCGTAGGAGAGCTCATTGGAGAAGCGATCGGCGAACGCATCGGCCCGCGCGGGGCCATCAAGGTCCCGGAGAAATAGCCAGTCGTCGCCGCCCCACCAGCGGGTAATTTTGTCGGTGTGTTTCGTGCCCCCAAAAGCGCGGTCGAGCCAACCCGTGCCAAGGAAGTAGAAGAGCTCGATCTTCCGGCCGTTCTGTTTATGGCGCGCCAGCTTCTCGATGGTGGCCCAATGGCATTCGAAGGTGCGCTGATCCAACAGCGCGAACGTGGCCATGGTGTCGGTGATGACGCCGGAATCCAGGATTTTGTCGATCAGCTTGTTGAAGTCGCCATGCATGACCTCGACGGCCCGGCCCTTCATTTCCGGCCCGTTGCGCTTGATTTCCTCCAGCGCCGCCACTGCATCTTTGTCGGCATCGCAGAGCCAAAAGTTGCGCAAGAGGAGGGGCCGATTTTCGAGCACGAGCTTGGCGGCGCATGCGCAGGACGCGGCGTCGGCTTCGGTGTGGTCGCGGCTTTGTGGACCGGCGAAACCGTCGATATAAGCGCCGTGGTAGGTCACGTACGTAAACAGCCGCATATACTCGGCGATTAGGCGCGCTTTGCTTTCGGTCCAGACAGGAGCTTCGACGCGGATGATCTTCGACTTGGCTCTCCGGCTTTCGGGGAGGTCGTCGAAGAGCGGCTTGGTTTCGTCCGCTTTGTCGTCGGCAGTTCGTCCCATGTGCGGCCGTCCAGCTCTCGCCCGGCCGCCTTCTTGCCGAGTCGCAGCATTATAGCGCCATCGGTAACGATGCGGGATTGAACCCGCCCGCCATTTGCAGACGCTGACGCCGGCACCCATTCGCCCCATTGCTTGAAGTGAAACGCGGCGCCCCGTTCTTGGCACTGGTCACGGAGAGATCGAAACCAGGTCGGGTTCGGGGGCCTGGCTTTGCCGCCACTCTCACCACCGGTAATGACCCAGTGAACCTTCGGCCCAAGCCAGTGCCGCAAGTCCAGCGCGCTCAACAGGGGTTCGGCGGAGACAAAACGGACGCGCGCAGGAATGGCCGCGAGATCGTCCATGCGTTCGTCAGCGACCTTCTGATTCTCGATCGTGGCGCCGAGCCAGACATTTTCAGGCCAGCGCGTCCCCCAGGGCGCCAAAGCGGCGACGTTCTGCGGCCGCTTTGTCAAAAGCAGCCAATCAAGATGCGGCGTGGAATCGATCAGCAGCCAAAGACGCTCGCGATGCACGTCGAGGTCACGACGATCTTCGAAGACATCAGCCATGCTTGCACAGAACACGCGCGGGCGTTGACGTGAGTTCTCCGCTTCAACGTTCCAGCGCAACGGTTCACGCCAATGAGAATCTGAGAAGAAGCGACGTGGCGCCTTAGGCCCCCAAAGGTCCTGCCCAACCCTCCGTGCCCACGCATCCGCGTAACAATTCGTGCAAGCGTGCGATACCTTCACGCAACCCCACCACGGATTGAACGTGTGATGTGTCCATTCGATCTTTGAATGCTTGCCCATTGGTCCCGCGCGTTCAAACGAGCTTATGCACGTCTTTGCGCCTTTTGTGAATCCGGCATCTTTGGCTTGCGATAGCGGCGCTCTCTGGCGTCCGCCTCTTCGGACGCACAGGCCCAATCCAAGGCGATGACGCCGCGGGCCGTTGCCAAGTCCTCGCGCACGCGTTCGCTCTCTATACGCGCCAGCCGGCGATCGGCACCTCACCAGAGATACTCATCACGGTATTCGAAATGCCGGCGAGGGCGGAGGAGCTGGCGTGCAACAAGACAGGTGAGGATGCCGAGCCCAAGCGCTTCGAGGGGCTCGGCGCCATGGCGGCCTGCGAGCCAACCAGCGAGCGCGCCGAGAGCGATGACCGGAGCCCAACGAGCCAGGCAGAGCGCAATCCAGTAGCCCGCTTCGAGCAGCACGATCGCGGCCAATGCGAAGAGAGCAACGATCAGCGCTTCCATGGCGCTGCTCCAGCAGTCTGGTGTGGTTTCTCGAAGCCGCGGCTGCGCAGCCGCGCCCCGTAGCGCCTTCGCCGCTCATACTGCGAGAGCACTTTTCCATTGAGGCGCTTCGCCTTCCAGATAGCTTTGATGTCGCGGAGCGTTTTGACTTTGTGACACGCCGCGCACATGAGTTGGTCAGGCTTG
This window of the alpha proteobacterium U9-1i genome carries:
- a CDS encoding ammonium transporter, with amino-acid sequence MKLREFMWRAAPVALGVGALLVPALAFAQEAAPAAAVAGAVAEVAPALVEAPAQTVDKADTAWMMVSTVLVLLMIIPGLALFYSGLVRTKNALSVLMQVGIVTVIGMIMYALVGYSLAFTTGPTAFLDQFIGGTARFFLMDGADGSDLADNLVATFSTGVYLPELVFVVFQMTFACITAALVLGGLAERVKFIGVVVFAILWPLLVYYPMAHMVWWWPGPDAVAVGAANDPDFAVVGGFIWNFGALDFAGGTVVHINSGIAALVGAIILGPRAGYKKEPMPPHSLMMVLIGTGLLWFGWFGFNAGSNLESNYYSVLAMANTFLATAAAGFSWVLFEQITKGRASLLGLCSGIVAGLVAVTPAAGFAGPMGAIVLGLVVSPISLLACSAIKNALGYDDALDVFGIHGVGGIVGALATGLLVNPDWGGAGIVDYTTCAADGDISTCDALAYSAGTQVLAQAKGVLTTILWSGIGSAIVWGVLRVLGLLRVSKDVEQEGLDISEHGEAAYHA
- a CDS encoding 2-octaprenyl-3-methyl-6-methoxy-1,4-benzoquinol hydroxylase, whose translation is MSLAQFDADVLIGGGSLVGQTLALALNQAGASVIVVDAAKPSETLAADFDGRAFAIAFSSYRMWRALGLADMLDPVAQPIAEIMVTDGALGGGGRKGGPSLLHLHFDGAELNADGEPLGLMLEARHVRLALDKGVKAQPAIQMIQPMSINAIERDAAGVTVTLADGKSLRSRLLVGADGRRSFVRPWAGIRTIGWDYPVTAIVATIAHDKPHGGVAHEYFLPNGPFAILPLKGERSNIVWAEPRAAADVLLKMPKADFLAELRRRFGDHLGALDLEGPRFGYPLSLQLAERMIDTRVALAGDSAHGIHPLAGQGLNLGLKDCAALAECVADGMSLGLDPGEVSVLERYQRWRRFDNVSMALGMEFFDKMFSNSVPPLRIARRLGLAAVNAAGPARRFFMKYAGGAAGDLPKLLKGESLAA
- a CDS encoding probable NADH-dependent flavin oxidoreductase yqiG, encoding MTSLFDPLPFQRGAPLKNRFMLAPLTNLQSHPDGVLSDDEFKWLVKRAEGGFGLTMTCAASVQFEGIGFPGQLGVYHDRHLPGLTRLAEAINAQGSHSVVQLHHSGMRSMENVIGRKPQCPSDDAETGAIAMTLDEIKHTVDCFVSAAARAEKAGFQGAELHGAHGYLLAQFFSPQYNRREDAYGGSPENRARILFEIIDGVRAATGPNFTLGVRLSPERFGQKLDEVVAIAQRIMDDAKLDYIDMSLWDAFKQPQDEAFQTKSLAAWFTELKRGKVKLGAAGKIFTGAQAAQILEMGFDFAIVGRGAILHHDFPKRVAADAAFASVRTPVTADYLRNEGLGEAFVNYMRTWKGFVEEAAA
- a CDS encoding polyketide cyclase, whose translation is MASIVLEEVIAAAPERAWSALADFANAHRAFAGVLTDCRLESDDVRVATFANGQQVRERLIGIDHDRRRIAYSALSFAHHNATFEVAAAGSGSRVIWSCDLLPNEAATQVRALMEAGLAAVKRNLA
- a CDS encoding hypothetical protein (FIG028220), producing MSATHTLERPWPTDLVFERESKTLSATFDDGATYEIPFELLRVESPSAEARGHGGGVERPLIVGKARVGVVRAEPVGRYAVRIVFDDGHDTGLYSWDFLYELGRDKERLFKEYRARVSAREVHPEA
- a CDS encoding protein YcaR (FIG002473), with the translated sequence MNTDIDPKLLEVLVCPQTRGALRYDKQRQELVSEKARLAYPVRDGVAIMLVDEARELGADE
- a CDS encoding uncharacterized protein (similar to the N-terminal domain of Lon protease) — translated: MSQWGYRKAADLPQTIALFPLPSAILFPRGVLPLNIFEPRYLNMVDDALSGDRLIGMIQPAVGDENSPNPALSEVGTVGRITTFSETDDGRYLITLTGVCRFRISRELTSGAPYRQAIVTFEEFGADLYMPKAGIDRERLREALERYVDIHGLQTDWSAVDEAAPETLVNACAVLCPFDPPAKQALLEAPSLAERCDALIALLEWSTDSGEGRMQ
- a CDS encoding thioredoxin domain-containing protein EC-YbbN (FIG000875) is translated as MTFMDAAAATDPIKDGTDQGFMADVIEPSREAPVIVDFWAPWCGPCRTLQPALEKAVRAAKGKVRLVKINIDENPGVAGQLGVRSIPAVYAFDKGRPVDGFMGAIPESQIKLFVDKLAGADMSADLEEFFAQAAESLALNDFGGAAQGFAQVLQIDPENVKALAGMARVYLLTGEPEQAREILDVIPLEKANDPDVAGVRAALDLAAQAGGGDDTSALLHAVRTNPADHQARFDLAGALAAKGDLAGAADELLAIIEAKRDWNEDAARLQLLKIFEAAGAMSDVAKNGRRRLSALLFS
- a CDS encoding hypothetical protein (FIG042921;~similarity to aminoacyl-tRNA editing enzymes YbaK, ProX), which codes for MAYLDALGIAHATTRHRPVFTVDEGADLKAKMPGGHSKNLFLKDKKGAIYLFSALGDSVIDLNAVSKLIGAGRFSFGSAELLMDYLGVTPGSVTLFALINDRQQRVRVLLDEGFFGHALVNFHPLTNDATTAISPAHMLAFLAATRHAPTRIALARDGTPSLVAPMIDQDDAPAHVEGQRKDPIA